A genomic stretch from Candidatus Hydrogenisulfobacillus filiaventi includes:
- the spmA gene encoding spore maturation protein (Evidence 2a : Function from experimental evidences in other organisms; PubMedId : 7642500, 15849754, 16850406, 19189487; Product type cp : cell process) yields the protein MVDWVWLGLIVGGILTAAWHHNVAAVTQAAVAAAGKAVDIAFGFIGIMTLWLGLARVAEDSGLMRLLARALAPLFRRLFPALPRDHPAIGSMAMNIVANMLGMGGAATPFGLKAMEELERLNPHPHRASADMITFIAVNTAALNLVPATMIALRVAAGSRNPTDIVGPTILVTGITTVVVVLADRFIRRWNRE from the coding sequence ATGGTCGATTGGGTATGGCTGGGCCTGATTGTAGGCGGGATCCTGACCGCCGCCTGGCACCACAACGTCGCGGCCGTGACCCAGGCGGCCGTCGCGGCGGCGGGCAAGGCGGTCGATATCGCCTTCGGTTTCATCGGCATCATGACCCTCTGGCTCGGGCTAGCACGGGTGGCGGAGGATTCGGGCCTGATGCGTCTGCTGGCACGGGCCCTGGCACCCCTGTTCCGGCGCCTGTTCCCTGCCCTGCCCCGGGACCATCCCGCCATCGGGTCCATGGCCATGAACATCGTGGCTAATATGCTGGGAATGGGCGGGGCCGCCACCCCGTTCGGCCTCAAGGCCATGGAGGAGCTGGAACGGTTGAACCCCCACCCCCACCGGGCCTCCGCCGACATGATCACCTTCATCGCAGTTAACACCGCCGCCCTCAACCTGGTCCCTGCCACCATGATCGCCTTGCGGGTGGCGGCCGGCTCCCGCAATCCCACGGATATTGTGGGTCCCACCATCCTGGTCACCGGTATCACCACTGTGGTCGTGGTGCTGGCTGATCGCTTCATCCGGCGCTGGAACCGCGAATAG
- the spmB gene encoding spore maturation protein (Evidence 2a : Function from experimental evidences in other organisms; PubMedId : 7642500, 15849754, 16850406, 19189487; Product type cp : cell process), with the protein MAEALKLVSVWSIPFLIGFIPLFGRLRGVPVFDSFVAGAQEGFTMAVRMIPFLVGIVVALSIFQASGAMDAMIRLLAGPLATLGIPAPVVPLLLVKPLSGGAALGITSGLLHHYGPDSFIGHLASILQSSTDTTFYVITLYFGTVGIRRIRYALYLALFGDAVGFAAALVVCRHLFG; encoded by the coding sequence ATGGCGGAAGCCCTGAAACTGGTCTCGGTGTGGTCCATCCCCTTCCTCATCGGGTTCATTCCCTTGTTCGGGCGACTGCGGGGGGTACCGGTCTTCGACAGCTTCGTAGCCGGGGCCCAGGAAGGCTTCACCATGGCGGTGCGGATGATTCCCTTCCTGGTGGGGATTGTGGTCGCCCTCAGCATCTTCCAGGCCTCCGGGGCCATGGATGCGATGATCCGGCTGCTGGCCGGGCCTTTGGCCACCCTGGGCATCCCGGCGCCGGTGGTGCCCCTGCTGCTGGTCAAACCCCTCTCCGGCGGCGCCGCACTCGGGATCACCAGCGGGCTGCTGCACCACTACGGCCCCGATTCCTTTATCGGCCACTTGGCCTCTATCCTGCAGAGCAGCACCGACACCACCTTTTATGTCATCACCCTGTATTTCGGCACGGTGGGCATCCGCCGGATCCGGTACGCCCTTTATCTGGCCCTGTTCGGCGATGCGGTGGGGTTTGCCGCGGCCCTGGTCGTCTGCCGGCACCTGTTCGGGTAG
- a CDS encoding YjgF_endoribonc domain-containing protein, whose protein sequence is MDERPSARLQRMGLSLPAVPAPVAAYVPAVVAGNWCYTSGQLPFADGRLTAVGRVGAEVPLAEAYRAARQAALNALAAAAAAAGGLDRLVRVIKVTGFVQAAPGFTAEAQVVNGASELLGEVFGEAGRHARSAVGVLALPLNAAVEIECLFQVQA, encoded by the coding sequence ATGGACGAACGGCCGAGTGCACGGCTGCAGCGGATGGGGCTGAGCCTGCCGGCGGTGCCGGCCCCCGTGGCGGCCTACGTGCCGGCGGTGGTGGCCGGAAACTGGTGCTATACCTCGGGGCAGCTGCCCTTCGCGGACGGGCGACTCACCGCCGTGGGCCGGGTGGGGGCAGAGGTCCCGCTGGCGGAGGCCTACCGGGCCGCCCGCCAGGCCGCGCTCAACGCCCTGGCGGCCGCTGCGGCGGCTGCGGGGGGACTGGACCGCCTGGTCCGGGTCATAAAGGTGACGGGGTTTGTGCAGGCAGCCCCCGGCTTTACGGCCGAGGCGCAGGTGGTCAACGGGGCCTCCGAGCTGCTGGGGGAGGTCTTCGGCGAGGCCGGCCGCCATGCCCGGTCCGCGGTGGGGGTGCTGGCCCTGCCGCTCAATGCGGCGGTGGAGATTGAATGCCTGTTTCAGGTGCAGGCCTAG
- a CDS encoding Ribosomal large subunit pseudouridine synthase B, with translation MRVQRYLAMAGLASRRTAEAWVAAGRVRVNGQPAFPGQPVDPARDRVEVDGQPVTVSPHRQYWLLHKPPGYTTTLADPHARRTIRALLPAGAGRLFPVGRLDRDTAGVLLLTDDGELAHRLMHPRFGVEKVYRLEVGRPLVPADLGRLRRPVAIGQGEQARVDRARLVASGPDRSVVEVTLHEGRKREVRRLARALGWPLVSLTRVRYAGLDLRGLPPGAVRRLTAEEVAHLRRLAFAADAQTHIKEGKEPHGHRA, from the coding sequence ATGCGGGTACAGCGCTACCTGGCCATGGCCGGCCTGGCTTCCCGGCGCACGGCGGAGGCTTGGGTCGCGGCCGGCCGCGTGCGGGTCAACGGCCAGCCGGCGTTCCCGGGCCAACCGGTGGACCCCGCCCGCGACCGGGTGGAGGTCGACGGACAGCCGGTGACGGTGTCCCCCCACCGGCAGTATTGGCTGCTGCACAAGCCGCCGGGCTACACCACCACCCTGGCGGATCCCCATGCCCGGCGGACCATCCGCGCGCTGCTGCCCGCGGGGGCCGGCCGGCTGTTCCCGGTCGGGCGCCTGGACCGGGACACCGCAGGGGTGCTGCTGTTGACCGATGACGGGGAGCTGGCCCACCGCCTGATGCACCCCCGCTTCGGGGTGGAGAAGGTCTACCGCCTGGAGGTAGGTCGGCCCCTGGTCCCGGCCGACCTCGGCCGCCTCCGGCGGCCGGTGGCCATCGGCCAGGGGGAGCAGGCACGGGTTGACCGTGCCCGCCTGGTGGCATCCGGCCCGGACCGCAGCGTGGTGGAGGTCACCCTGCACGAGGGCCGCAAGCGCGAGGTCCGGCGCCTGGCCCGGGCATTGGGCTGGCCGCTCGTCAGCCTGACCCGGGTGCGGTATGCCGGGCTGGATCTGCGGGGGCTGCCCCCGGGTGCGGTGCGGCGGCTGACAGCGGAGGAGGTGGCGCACCTGCGGCGCCTGGCCTTCGCAGCGGATGCGCAGACGCACATAAAGGAAGGGAAGGAACCACATGGCCACAGGGCATGA
- a CDS encoding Nicotinate phosphoribosyltransferase yields MATGHDGLERVEEVRAWVPPDRGLRSATPEEIRAGYTTDVYFVGTRQVLAALGRQDTPVTAEIFANEAGLLAGVEEALSLLAPLPVTVEALDEGTPVVSRQVVMRIRGRYRDFGIFETALLGILASSSGWATRTREIVEAARPLPVISFGARHVHPAVASVMDRAALVGGAAGASSVLGARQAGQIPQGTMPHALILIVGDTVEAARVFDRLMPPDTPRTVLVDTFHDEAEEALRVAAALGDHLAAVRLDTPRERGGVTPHLVRELKARLSQAGFGHVGIFVSGGLTPERVVALKEAGASGFGVGSWIAGAPPLDMTMDLKEVDGRPVAKRGRIPGITPSPGLRLRLEGFSGV; encoded by the coding sequence ATGGCCACAGGGCATGACGGGCTGGAGCGGGTGGAGGAGGTCCGGGCCTGGGTGCCCCCCGATCGTGGCCTGCGCTCAGCCACCCCGGAGGAGATCCGGGCCGGGTACACCACCGATGTCTACTTTGTGGGCACCCGGCAGGTGCTGGCGGCCTTGGGGCGGCAGGATACGCCCGTAACGGCGGAAATCTTCGCGAACGAGGCCGGTCTGCTAGCGGGAGTGGAAGAGGCGCTAAGCCTGCTGGCGCCCCTGCCGGTGACGGTTGAGGCCTTGGACGAAGGCACGCCGGTGGTGTCGCGACAGGTGGTGATGCGGATCCGGGGCCGTTACCGCGACTTCGGTATCTTCGAGACCGCCCTGCTGGGCATCCTGGCCTCCTCCTCCGGCTGGGCCACCCGCACCCGGGAGATTGTAGAGGCGGCCCGCCCTTTGCCGGTCATCTCTTTCGGGGCCCGGCACGTCCACCCGGCGGTGGCCTCGGTGATGGACCGTGCCGCCCTGGTCGGGGGGGCTGCCGGGGCCAGCTCAGTGCTGGGGGCACGCCAGGCGGGGCAGATTCCCCAGGGGACCATGCCCCATGCCCTCATCCTGATCGTCGGGGATACGGTGGAGGCGGCCCGGGTGTTCGACCGCCTGATGCCGCCGGACACCCCCCGCACCGTGCTGGTGGATACCTTTCATGATGAGGCCGAGGAGGCGCTGCGGGTGGCCGCGGCCCTGGGCGACCACCTGGCGGCGGTGCGCCTGGACACGCCGCGGGAACGGGGCGGCGTCACCCCCCACCTGGTCCGGGAATTGAAGGCCCGCCTGAGCCAGGCCGGCTTCGGGCATGTGGGCATCTTCGTCTCGGGGGGCCTTACCCCCGAGCGGGTGGTCGCCCTCAAGGAGGCAGGAGCCAGCGGGTTCGGGGTGGGCAGCTGGATCGCCGGCGCGCCTCCCCTGGACATGACCATGGACCTCAAGGAGGTGGACGGCCGGCCGGTGGCCAAACGGGGACGCATCCCGGGCATTACGCCCTCGCCGGGTCTCCGCCTGCGCCTGGAGGGGTTTTCCGGCGTTTGA
- a CDS encoding protein of unknown function (Evidence 5 : Unknown function), which translates to MRPFVPGSRELRWACLHREALYRALPRSVFRHAADYLLNDRLSHRLELPPDPVLLGRLEGYSGVHVPSCRPAADGSVQCRCDCGRPQPCAHSAALLLAHAEAAAGRGTPFVDAGQLVLPDLPLPPFWAWATGTAFPWEAIPREPPWYQRAPGPDTRAAALAAARAAAAAEAAPAFVTALSRLDARWWEDRAWTDALAPLLLVAVPRWPGPERARLGVVLAMVGDLPPALAAVVPALADANPAWAPAVLEALARALTGDGEARRAVGPLLTWSEAAWGPAGAARLASWWELVPDLDPWGLHRARLLQAAGRPDEARRLLEAVYAAHPQAAAVRQALLPLLSPEEALPYRVAEALERGDPALLEALRPQLDPADWERLRRALKRRKTPPGAGGDPARA; encoded by the coding sequence GTGCGTCCGTTCGTACCGGGGTCCCGGGAGCTCCGCTGGGCCTGCCTGCACCGGGAGGCGCTCTACCGGGCGCTGCCGCGTTCCGTCTTCCGCCATGCCGCCGACTACCTGCTTAACGACCGCCTGAGCCACCGCCTCGAACTACCGCCGGATCCGGTGCTGCTAGGCCGCCTGGAGGGGTACAGCGGGGTGCACGTACCCAGTTGCCGGCCGGCCGCGGACGGCAGCGTCCAATGCCGGTGCGACTGCGGGCGGCCCCAGCCCTGTGCCCACAGCGCGGCCCTGCTCCTGGCCCACGCTGAGGCGGCTGCCGGCCGGGGGACCCCCTTTGTGGACGCCGGACAGCTTGTGCTGCCGGATCTCCCCCTCCCCCCCTTTTGGGCCTGGGCTACCGGCACCGCCTTTCCGTGGGAGGCAATCCCCAGGGAGCCGCCCTGGTATCAGCGGGCGCCCGGCCCCGACACCCGCGCAGCCGCCCTGGCTGCGGCCCGGGCCGCGGCCGCGGCGGAGGCCGCGCCCGCCTTCGTGACGGCCCTGAGCCGGCTGGACGCCCGCTGGTGGGAGGACCGCGCCTGGACGGACGCCCTGGCCCCCCTCCTCCTGGTGGCCGTCCCCCGCTGGCCCGGTCCGGAGCGGGCCCGCCTGGGCGTGGTGCTGGCCATGGTGGGGGACCTGCCGCCGGCCCTGGCCGCGGTGGTCCCTGCCCTGGCCGACGCCAACCCGGCCTGGGCCCCGGCGGTGCTGGAGGCGCTGGCCCGGGCCCTGACCGGCGACGGGGAGGCCCGCCGGGCGGTCGGCCCGCTCCTGACCTGGAGTGAAGCGGCCTGGGGCCCCGCTGGCGCCGCCCGGCTGGCGTCCTGGTGGGAACTGGTTCCGGATCTGGACCCCTGGGGCCTGCACCGCGCCCGTCTGCTGCAGGCGGCCGGCCGGCCCGACGAGGCCCGCCGCCTCCTGGAGGCGGTGTATGCTGCCCATCCGCAGGCGGCCGCCGTCCGGCAGGCTCTGCTTCCCCTGCTGTCGCCGGAGGAGGCGCTGCCGTACCGGGTGGCGGAGGCCCTGGAGCGCGGAGACCCCGCCCTGCTGGAGGCCCTGCGCCCCCAGCTGGATCCTGCGGATTGGGAACGGCTGCGGAGGGCGCTCAAACGCCGGAAAACCCCTCCAGGCGCAGGCGGAGACCCGGCGAGGGCGTAA
- a CDS encoding conserved protein of unknown function (Evidence 4 : Unknown function but conserved in other organisms): MKRRCQVCGKLFEVPFWSEEAEREKSGKPPAVFICESCQERIQAELQKQKSEE; this comes from the coding sequence ATGAAGCGGCGCTGCCAGGTCTGCGGTAAGCTTTTCGAGGTACCTTTCTGGAGCGAGGAAGCCGAGCGGGAGAAGAGCGGCAAACCGCCGGCCGTCTTTATTTGCGAATCCTGCCAGGAACGTATCCAGGCCGAGCTGCAGAAGCAGAAGAGCGAGGAATAA
- the aroH gene encoding chorismate mutase (Evidence 2a : Function from experimental evidences in other organisms; PubMedId : 2105742, 8378335, 9384560, 10818343, 15865424, 16060652, 28743924; Product type e : enzyme): protein MKNRMIRGIRGATTVDADTAEEILARTAELLQTMAEANAVEPDQMASIIFTLTPDLNATFPAEAARQLGWKYVPLLCARELPVPHGLPRTVRVLMHAETDRSPREIRHVYLRGAAVLREDLDTVERG, encoded by the coding sequence ATGAAGAACCGGATGATTCGGGGAATACGTGGAGCCACCACCGTGGACGCCGATACGGCGGAGGAAATCCTGGCGCGCACAGCGGAACTGCTGCAGACCATGGCCGAGGCCAATGCGGTGGAACCGGACCAGATGGCCAGCATCATCTTCACCCTGACCCCCGACCTCAACGCCACCTTCCCGGCCGAAGCCGCCCGTCAGCTGGGATGGAAGTACGTCCCCCTCCTGTGCGCCCGGGAGCTGCCAGTGCCCCACGGGCTGCCCCGGACTGTACGGGTGCTGATGCATGCGGAAACCGACCGTTCCCCCCGGGAGATACGGCACGTCTACCTGCGGGGAGCCGCGGTATTGCGGGAGGACCTGGATACCGTTGAACGCGGATGA
- the cmk gene encoding cytidylate kinase (Evidence 2a : Function from experimental evidences in other organisms; PubMedId : 8576266, 9179491, 9862121, 11827479, 12682299, 16880539; Product type e : enzyme), with protein MNADEAAGPIIAVDGPAGAGKSTVARRVADALGFLYLDTGAMYRALALKALATGADLRDEEALVRLLQETDLVLTAEPGGQVRVWMDGQDVTDELRRPAVNAAVSQVAGFGRVREEMVRRQRGLARGGRIVVDGRDIGTNVFPQAPFKFFLTASLETRARRRQQDLARMGYHVDTATLAEEIRHRDALDAARPYGPLRQAPDAVVIDTTDMEVDAVVAEILRVYRQRA; from the coding sequence TTGAACGCGGATGAGGCGGCAGGCCCCATCATCGCCGTCGACGGGCCGGCAGGGGCAGGCAAGAGCACGGTGGCGCGGCGGGTGGCGGATGCGCTCGGGTTTCTCTACCTGGACACCGGCGCCATGTACCGGGCCCTGGCCCTCAAGGCCCTGGCCACCGGGGCGGACCTCCGGGACGAGGAGGCGCTGGTGCGGCTGCTGCAGGAGACCGACCTGGTCCTCACGGCCGAACCGGGCGGGCAGGTGCGGGTATGGATGGACGGGCAGGACGTTACCGACGAGTTGCGGCGCCCGGCCGTGAACGCGGCGGTGTCGCAGGTGGCCGGCTTCGGGCGGGTCCGGGAGGAGATGGTGCGCCGGCAGCGGGGCCTGGCCCGCGGGGGGCGTATCGTGGTGGACGGGCGGGACATCGGCACCAACGTGTTTCCGCAGGCGCCCTTCAAGTTCTTCCTCACTGCCTCCCTGGAAACCCGGGCCCGACGCCGTCAGCAGGATCTGGCCCGGATGGGCTACCATGTGGATACGGCCACCCTGGCCGAGGAGATCCGGCATCGCGATGCGCTGGATGCCGCACGGCCCTATGGCCCCTTGCGGCAGGCCCCGGACGCCGTCGTGATCGACACCACCGATATGGAGGTGGATGCCGTGGTGGCGGAGATCCTGCGGGTCTATCGCCAACGGGCCTAG
- a CDS encoding 1-acyl-sn-glycerol-3-phosphate acyltransferase yields MFYSTMYWIVRTIFSLWFRLDVEGMERLPRRGPLIVVANHQSAWDPPVMGAVVTRQLWYMAKAELFEYRGLACLIRSLHAFPVRRGTPDRRAIRFALGVLAAGGALLIFPEGHRSRDGELQPARPGTVWLAKKSGAPLVPVGIYGRYGWARRIRFRVGEPFFIPPDMDDQAAQVLIMDRIRELVEAGRREALAAGGRGSS; encoded by the coding sequence ATGTTCTACTCCACCATGTACTGGATTGTGCGCACCATCTTCTCGCTCTGGTTCCGGCTGGATGTGGAGGGGATGGAGCGGCTGCCCCGCCGCGGGCCGCTCATCGTGGTGGCCAACCACCAGAGCGCCTGGGACCCGCCGGTGATGGGGGCGGTGGTCACCCGCCAGCTCTGGTACATGGCTAAGGCGGAGCTGTTCGAATACCGGGGGCTGGCCTGCCTCATCCGCAGCCTGCATGCCTTCCCCGTCCGGCGGGGCACGCCGGATCGCCGCGCCATCCGGTTCGCCCTGGGGGTGCTGGCCGCCGGCGGGGCCCTGCTCATCTTTCCGGAAGGCCACCGCTCCCGGGACGGCGAATTGCAGCCGGCCCGCCCGGGCACGGTATGGTTGGCCAAGAAATCGGGGGCGCCGCTGGTGCCGGTGGGCATTTACGGCCGCTACGGCTGGGCCCGGCGCATCCGCTTCCGGGTGGGGGAGCCCTTCTTCATCCCGCCGGACATGGACGACCAGGCGGCTCAGGTGCTCATCATGGACCGCATCCGGGAGCTGGTCGAAGCAGGCCGCCGGGAGGCGCTGGCGGCGGGCGGCCGGGGATCCTCCTAG
- a CDS encoding 30S ribosomal protein S1, whose amino-acid sequence MSDEREMKDQHAQAGRDGDADRETGGVNPGTPEEAGHASQPHPEAEASEGDRENENFGMEESMQYGLLEDVHPGQILEGKVVHISNDGVLVDVGAKSEGVVHLHDLSHRRVDRPEEVVKLGDTIKVYVIGWEGEEGTLRLSKRRADELEAWERLEQAMATGEVLEAPVTEVVKGGLVVDVGLRGFVPASHVARGYVNDLNPFLGQTLRLKVIELDRGKRRAILSRKVVLEEEQKSARDRLWSEIEEGQVRTGVVKSLTDFGAFIDLGGVDGLLHISEMSWGRIKHPSEVLHEGQEVQVKVLRLDREKEKISLGLRQVLPNPWDTVAERYHEGEIYEGRVVRLATFGAFVELEPGVDGLVHISQLAPYRVAQPGDAVQVGDIIAVKVLHVDPEAKRISLSKREADEDLERGATITRRLGEAPAATEEPPGEEGPSTIGEHLAAYHSGDWDEQESE is encoded by the coding sequence ATGAGTGATGAGCGTGAGATGAAGGATCAGCACGCGCAAGCGGGCCGTGACGGGGACGCGGACCGTGAGACCGGCGGGGTGAATCCTGGCACCCCGGAAGAGGCCGGGCATGCTTCTCAACCCCATCCTGAGGCGGAGGCCTCCGAGGGTGATCGCGAGAACGAGAACTTTGGAATGGAAGAATCCATGCAATACGGGCTGCTGGAGGACGTCCACCCGGGCCAGATCCTGGAAGGCAAGGTGGTACACATCTCCAACGACGGGGTCCTGGTGGACGTGGGGGCCAAGTCGGAAGGGGTGGTGCACCTGCATGACCTCAGCCACCGCCGGGTAGACCGGCCGGAGGAGGTCGTAAAGCTGGGCGACACCATCAAGGTGTACGTCATTGGCTGGGAGGGCGAGGAAGGCACCCTGCGCCTGTCCAAGCGGCGCGCCGATGAGTTGGAGGCCTGGGAACGCCTGGAGCAGGCCATGGCCACGGGGGAGGTGCTCGAGGCCCCGGTTACGGAGGTGGTCAAGGGCGGGCTGGTGGTGGATGTCGGGCTGCGGGGCTTTGTGCCCGCCTCCCACGTGGCCCGGGGGTATGTGAACGACCTCAACCCCTTTTTAGGGCAGACCCTGCGCCTCAAGGTCATCGAACTCGATCGCGGCAAGCGCCGGGCCATCCTTTCCCGCAAGGTGGTGCTGGAGGAGGAGCAGAAGTCGGCCCGTGACCGCCTGTGGAGCGAAATCGAGGAGGGGCAGGTCCGGACAGGGGTCGTCAAGAGTTTGACCGATTTCGGGGCCTTTATCGACCTAGGCGGGGTCGACGGGCTGCTCCACATCAGCGAAATGTCCTGGGGCCGCATCAAGCACCCCTCCGAAGTCCTGCATGAGGGACAGGAGGTCCAGGTCAAGGTGCTGCGGCTGGACCGGGAGAAGGAAAAGATCTCCCTGGGACTGCGTCAGGTGCTCCCTAACCCCTGGGACACGGTGGCTGAACGCTACCACGAGGGGGAGATCTATGAAGGCCGGGTGGTGCGGCTGGCCACCTTCGGGGCCTTCGTGGAGCTGGAACCGGGGGTCGACGGGCTGGTGCACATCTCCCAGCTGGCCCCCTACCGGGTGGCGCAACCGGGGGATGCGGTGCAGGTGGGGGACATTATCGCGGTCAAGGTGCTGCACGTGGACCCGGAGGCCAAGCGGATCTCCCTCTCCAAGCGGGAGGCGGATGAGGACCTGGAACGGGGGGCCACCATCACCCGCCGGCTAGGGGAGGCCCCGGCGGCGACGGAGGAGCCGCCGGGGGAGGAAGGCCCCTCCACCATCGGGGAGCACCTGGCCGCCTACCACAGCGGGGACTGGGATGAGCAGGAATCGGAATAG